GAGGAAGAACTTGGGGTATTCGACTCCTCAGACGCCTCCGGATTCTCAGGTTGGGGTGTTGGCGAATTAGACCCCTCAGGAGTCTGATCCGAGGCTTCGGGAGGTGTTGGCTTCGGACAAACCTTGTCTTGATCAGAGAACTCCACCGAGACTTGGTATTCCTGGGGCTGTTCCGTGCTATTCAGAAAACGATGAGCTTGAATTGTATCTTGTGCCTTTTGCTCAAGAATGGGATCACCTGCTCGTTGAATGAGTTCTAAATTCGTTGGTTTGCCATCAGTGCCGACAACGACGCTATATAGGGCGTTGCCATTAACCTGCTTCTGGCAAGCGGCTTTGGGATAGGAAGCAATCAATGTTCTGCGTTTTAGGGGTGGAGGTTCTACCTTATTCCCTTCAGCGCCAGTGCTATCTGACTGTTGTTCAGAGTTGGGTTTCAGGGCTACTGACTGATCCGATTCTGATGCCGTCTCTTCCGGATTTGGGGTTGGCTCATCGTCATTAGCGGAGGGATCGCTATCTGGATTAGAAGCGATTTGCTTTCTCTCTTTGGGGGGTTCCGGTGGTTTAGAGCGTGGAGTCGTCAACAAGGCTGAGTTGCGATCAGACAACACCCTTAATAGACGATCATCAATACTCTGCGTCGGCTCTGTTTGTATGGATCTTGATTCAGGATTCGTTGTGCCGAGGGAAGACTGTAGATGATTACGTTGGCTAGGAAAAACTGGAATTCCTAGATTTCTCCTCATGGATGGAAATGGGGTACTCGGTTGATTCAGGGAGATTCGGGTTCGGGTTCGTTTCCGAGTCGAAGACGACGATGACGGAATTTTTAACGATTGGGAAGGGGGCGCCACGGAAATGTTGCCATCGAGGGGTAAAGAATCTAAGGAATCCTGAGAGGGGAGAGGTGGGAGTGGTGGGAATGGCGATTGTAATGGTGTCTGCTGATAAATATACGGGGGAATCGTTGGCACCGATAAATCGGGTAGGCGACTCAAATCGGCTTCGCTTAATTCCAACATTTGTACAGTTCGCCGCGTCGGTGGCGCTTCATTGGAAAAAACGGGGACATAAGAGGGTAAGGTTAGCCCCAAGATGACATGAATACCCACCGATGCTATTACCGCGATTCCAGTTGGCTGATTGAGTTTCTCGGAAACCGTTCTAAATAAGAGATTCGACATAGCCGTTATCATGCTCTCCGTTGCGGGGTTGTCGGGAATTCTATTCGTTGTGAACTACTCAGGCTTACTTCGTTGAAGCCTGAGCTTCTGGTTTCGCTGGGGATTGCGTCAGCTTAGACTTACGCCCAAGCTTCGGTCTCACATCCCCTCCACCATCAGCAGTCCCAGTCCCTGAGACCGATAAATGTTGTTGAGCCTGTCGAAGCATTCTGACACCTTCCGCTCTAATATTTGCTGAGGCATTACCATCTCTATCATGATGAGTGCCACAGCTCGGACAAGTCCAACTCCTAACCTCCAAGGGCATCTCGTCTACCTGATAATGACAGTTTGAGCAGAGTTTTGAACTAGGAAACCATCGGTCAATCTCTACCAGTACCTTACCCTCTTTTTCGAGTTTGTACGATATAAAATTGACAAACATTCCCCAGCCTACATCAGAAATTGCTTTAGCTAGTTTGTGGTTCCGAACCATGCCTTTAGTATTTAGACTTTCGACTACGATAACTTGGTTTTCGTCAACAAGCTTTCTCGATAGCTTATGTAAGTAGTCTTGACGGACATTACTAACTCGTTCGTGAACCCTAGCCACCAGTTTCCTGGCTTGATCTCGTGACTTGCTTCCTTTCTCCTTTCTGTCTAATTTCTGTTGCTTCCGCTTGAGGTTACGCTCATGCTTGGCTAAATGTTTGGGGTTATCAAACTTAGAGGTTTTAACCCCATCGTTAACAATGGCAAAATCCTTTAATCCCAAGTCAATCCCGGCAATTTTACCTTCACTTCGACTTGCGAGAGTGCTGACAGGAGGATTATCCCCTTCTACCTCGGTTAATACAGATGCAAAATACTTACCCGATGGCGTCATGCTAACCGTTACTGTCTTGATAGTTCCTTCAATTGGTCGGTGTATTTTAGTTTTGACTACGCCAACACGACCGGGAAACTTGAGGCAACCATCAACAACTTTAACCGACTGAGGATACTGAATGGATTGCTTATTCCTTTTAGCCTTGAACCTTGGGTATCTAGCTCTACCCTCGAAAAAGTTTTTGTAGGCAGCTACCAGGTTTAGTGTGGTAGCTTGCAAAACTTGAGAATAGCATTCAGATAACCATTCGGTTTCCTCCTGTTTCTTGAGCTTAGGCAAAAATGCGTTTAATGCTGAACGTGTCAAGCCTTTACCCGTTAACTGGTAAGTTTCAATGCACAAATTGAGTGCATAATTCCACCACCAGCGACTACAGCCAAAGTGTTGAGCTAGTATCACTTGTTGTTCAGTTGTCGGATATAGCCTAACTTTGATGGCTTGATGTCGCATCGCTTTCACCTCCTCTTACCACTATATACCATTTAAGGTAAGCAAGTCCTGAAGATGGGAAATTTCGTTCCTCAATTTCCCGCTGTCCATCCTCACCCTACTTCGCCCTTGGGTGAGGACTTCCGCGACGCCGTTAATAAAAATAATCTAGAGTCTAATTGAACTCAGGGATTGAGTAACGTTGACAATCATGATCGAAAAGTAGGGTAATTTCAGCGTTGGGCGATCGCGTAAATCGTGATAAATCACTTGATCTGGTAGGGTAGCACGTTCGACTACCCAGGCGGTGTCCAATAATTGGCGGCGATGCAACACTTGCCATACCTGTTCATACACTGAACTCACTTTCATCAGGACTACGACATCCGCCCACTCTAAAATTGTTTCCAGTTCCTTTACATTATAGAGAGCTGGCAGCACCACCAAGCGATCGCGCTGTACCGTTAGCGGTAATCCTAACACTGAGGCGGCTGCCATGGGTGAACAAACGCCAGGAATCATTTGCACGACGGCGGTGGGTTGCTGCTGTTGCAGGGTTTGCGCCAAATAGGTAAACGTGCTGTAAAAACTGATATCCCCTTCACAAACAAACGCCACATCTTGTCCAATGTTTAGATAATGCCAAACCTGTTCGGCAGCTTCTATCCACGCTTGGGTAAGAATGTCAAGGTCTTGCACGTAAGGAAATGTTAAGGGCAGTTGAACTTGTTGAGCGTCTAACCATTGCCCGACAATTTGTTGAGCCATACCCAATTTTCCCCTCACTCCCGCCGGAAACGCCACCACGGGTGCTTGTTTGAGGATACGCAGGGCTTTAAGCGTGATTAATTCGCGATCGCCTGGACCCACACTCAGACCGTAAAGCGTGCCAACTTGCCCCATGATTATTTGTTACGTTTGATTAAAAAGCTTTACAATCCAAAATGCCACTACCGACTGTTATTCTACCGGGTTTTTTTGCCGGGGCAACTGAATATCGAGGATTAGAAACCGCGTTAAATCAATTCGGGTTTCCCACCGTTACTGTACCGCTACGACAAGGCGATTGGATTCCCACCATAGGCGGTCGCTCAGTTGTACCAATTTTACGCCAACTCGACCAAACCGTGAAACAGGTTATGGCAGATTACAACGCCAATCAGGTTAATCTGATTGGTCATTCCGCCGGAGGCTGGATTGCCCGAATCTACCTGGGCGAAAAACCCTACGATATTCATGGCAATGTAACATCCTCAGTCCCCGGATTTTGGAATGCTCATCCTGCTATTGCCACATTGGTAACATTAGGGACACCTCATACTAGCCAAGAGCGCTGGACAAAACGCAATCTGGATTTTGTGGCAATCAACTATCCGGGAGCGTTTTATCCCCAGGTTAAATATATCTGTGTCGCGGGTAAAGCCATCTATGGTCAACGGCGCTTGGGTCAATGGTTAGCCTATAACAGTTATCAGCAAACCTGTGGAGTCGGCAATTGTTGGGGAGATGGGATTACTCCCATTGAAGCAGCTCATTTAGAGGGGGCGGTGAATCTCACCTTAGAAGGAGTGCTGCATTCACCGCGAAGGCAGGGACTTTGGTATGGTTCGCCAGAACCAATGAAATCGTGGGTTCCCTATTTAAGGTAAAAATCTTAGGGGCGCAAGCCTTGCGCCCTTTATTCAGTGAGTGATTCCTCTGAATCATTAGACAGTATTGAAATGTTATCGCTACCCCCACTAAGGAAGCGTCTAAACCATTGGTGTCAACTTAAGCTCAACCCCTCACCCCCAGCCCCTCTCCCACGCCGGGGAGAGGGGAGCAAGAGCATCCGATCCCCCTTCTCCCCACGGTGGGAGAAGGGTCAAAACTGTTTCATCCTTCAACCTTCGCCTCTTTTTCACCCTTCGGTTTATTGGCAATTTCTTTCACCGCTTTCTCTTCCACAGGCTCAGAAATCGGAATCTCCTCAACCTCTGGCAACTTTTCTACCGCCAGCCGAGAGGACGAACTGCCACCGGATAAGCGTTTCAAGAGTTTAGGTCTGGGATCATGCAGCAGATAAATAATTTGATCGTCAGCCTGCCAAGTTTCATTCGCGCTAGCCACTTGTAAATTCCCTTGCCGTTCGATTAATAAGGGAACCAGTTCCCCCGCCCGAATCAACGCTTGTAAATGCGCTCGCTGAAATGCCAATCCCAATTCTTTTAACGTGGTTGTACCTAACTTGACTTGCCCCTCGACAATATATTTGTTCCACGTCTTAATCGGTAGTTGAGAAACAAAGGCTTGATTGACTTTTGTTTTATTATTCGTCGTATTGGCTTGGGGATCACGCGGAAATACGGCAACCACTCGTGGCGGCGCAAACTCTTCCACGGCGCGTTGGGCTAAGACTAGGTTCACTTCCCCATTATTGGTCATTGCCAGAAATGTACCCACTGATTCAATCCCAGCTTCTTCTAAAACCTCAACATCTAAACCACTGCTTTGGAACACCCGCAGATTTTCCTCCTCGGCTTTTTGGCAGGCTTCGGGATCAGTGTCGATGAGGACAACCTCTTCTTCCTGTTCTTGAAACAAACGCGCAATCAGACGACTCAAAGGATTACAGCCCACAATCACCGCACCCGTTGCCTTTTCCTGGGGATTCAGTTGTAGCCATTGGGCAACCCAACGCGCCGTTAACCCTTGTAAAAATACCGTCAGCATAATCGTTAGGAAGACCAGGGCTTTAATCGAATCTCCCCCATTAATCCCGCGTTCGGTGAGAAGAATCGCAAATAAGGAGGCGACGGAAGCACTGACAATTCCTTTGGGCGCAATCCAGGATAAAAAGATTTTTTGTCGCCAATTTAAGCCGCTATTCCAGGTACATAAGCTGACACTCACCGGGCGCACTAGGGTCATTAATGCCAAAACCGTGAATACACTGCCCCACCCTAAAGCAAACACACTGTCAATGGACAAATCGGCGGAGAGGAGAACGAAGAGTACAGAAACCCCCAGCACTGTTAATTGTCCTTTAAACCGTCGCAACAGGCGCTCTTCTGGTAGAGAAGACGCACCGACAACGATTCCGGCGACGACGGTTGCCATTAATCCGGATTCGGAGCGAATCGTTTGTGCCAAGCCAAATAAGCCTAACATCCCGGCTAACACCACCAGGTTTTTCAGGTCTTCTGAAAGAAAATCGGCTCGTTTGAGAAATAAACCCAGCAGCCAGCCACCGATACCACCAATCACACCACCAATACCCAGGCGTAACCCTAGACCGACAATGGCAGCCGAGGCTCCTGCATCGCTGTTGAGAATGGTATCGAGGACAACAACGGATAGAATCGCCCCCACGGGGTCAATTAATACCCCTTCTCCTTCTAAAAGGGCGGCAACTCGTCGATCAACTTTTACTTGTTTAAGCAGTGGACCAATAACCGTCGGACCGGTCACAACTACGAGAGCCGCATAGAGAAAGGCAATCGACCAGGGAAATTCTCCTAACCAATGGGCAGCCATCCCACCGCCTAGCAGTGTAATCAGCGTTCCCAGGGTGACGAGGTTTCTCAGAGAACCTGATACTTTGCCTAAATCGCGCAGGTTGAGGTTAAGTCCTCCCTCAAAAAGAATTACGGCGACGGATAAGGCAACAATGACTTCTAAACCCACTCCCAGTTCTTGGGGGTGTAATAAACCCAAACCATCGGAGCCGAGGGAAACACCGAAGATGAGCAGAAAGACGATGCTGGGGACTTTTAGGTACTCGGCAATCACCTGAGCGCTGATTCCAGCACAGACAGCGATGACCATTTGTAGGGTTAATTCAAAAGATCCTTCCATAGGTATGCTTGTCGCAGGTGATCGACTGAGGTCTAGATGCCTGATGATTGGCTCTATTTAACAAAATGAGCAAGTTGAGTTGATAAAGCCTAACTATATTACTGTGAATAAGCGGCAGGAGTGATTCGGTTAACCCGTCGGGTGTGACGCTAACGTTGATCCTAACGCGGCTAGGTCTATCTATCTATAGCACTACGCACTCTAGTTATTCCTAAAGTTACGCTGATCGGGGTAGTCAGAGTTTTTTATTTTTAACTGAAAAGTCATAATTGAAAAGTCACCGTTTGATTAGGTCGCGCCACGGGTTGAGTCACGGTGAAGGCAATGGCAACCTGTTGGATGGCAGCAAGGTGAACGACTGGCGACCAGCAGCACTCTAACTTGTTCGTTTAAAGATGAATCGTCAAACATTTATTTCGGGACGCTCAGAGAGTCGAATTCGCAAAACTCAACGTTGGATTGAGCGGATGTGGATGTTCGGCTTACTCTTAGCCGCTTTGCTCTTATTTTGTCTAAATCTGGATAGCCCACCTCTCTTAAATGGGGGTGAACAAACGATCAATCAGGTCGCTGGTGAATTAACTACCACGCCTTTGGCATCTTGGCAATGGTTTTATCCAACGTTTGGGGACAAATCCTATGTTGAAGATCCACCCTTACTGTATTGGCTAATTGCTTTGGCTTATAAGACAGGGAATGATAATACCTTGATCACACGCTTACCGACTGCCCTTCTGAGCGCTCTGTCTGTTCCCCTTTTCTATGGAATCGGTCGAGAAATTTTCCCATCTCGTCAAAATGCGCTTTTTTCGAGCTTCATTTATTTAACTGTATTACCTGTGGTGCAGTATGGACGTCTCGCGATCGCGGATAGTGCGGTGTTATGCTTTGTCATGCTAATGATGGTGTGTCTGTTGCGATCGCGTCGTGATTTGCGTTGGTCATTGGTAGCTGGTATTGGATTCGCTTTAATTTGTCTGACTCAGGGAATTGGATTCGGATTGCTTTTGCTGGCAATCGGTTTAATTTTTATTGCCTGGGATACGCCGAGACTGCTCAGATCTGGCTATTGGTGGTTGGGTTGGATATTAGGTATCATCCCCGGATTGGTTTGGTATACTCTACCCTGGCTTGAGGGTCAAGCATTTCTCACTGCCAATCTGATCCAAGAATCATTACAACCCTTTTGGCATTCTGTCAAGATTCCCAGGACTCTTACTGGCTATTACGATTACCTATTGGAGTTCTTAAAATTCTCGGTTCCCTGGTTACTCTTTGCGTCTTATGGATTAGGGTTGGCGTGGACTCATCGCAATTGGGGTTGGGCAAAATTCGTATTGGTTTGGACGGGTGTTTATGGAGGAGCCGTTTGTCTAATTGGCTCTCCCTTATCGGCGTATAGTTTACCAATTTACCCCGCTTTAGCCCTAGCGGGTGGCGCTCAACTTGCCGCCGTGTGGAATTCGCCCCGCTCTCAATCCTATCCGCGTCTCTGGGTTTTTGGATTGAGTCTCATGTCTTTAGGGGCAATCGCCGCTACTGTTTATTTCCTACTAGAAGCCTCTGGAAAGCTTTTACCTGTCGTTTCTAGCTCCGTCGCCCTAACCTTCGCGATCGCGGCTATCCTCGTGGCTCGACGCGACATACAATTTATTTTCATTTTGTTTTGGGGAATGTATGTGTCTCTGGTATTGTTGATGACTTCTCCCCATTGGATTGTATCTTAGCCATTTCAATGAATAGCAAGATATATCCCCCGCTAAATCTTCTGGATTATAACGGGGGTCTTTTTTGCCAACTCCAATAAAAATCCTATCGCCCAACCATCAGGTTGGAACGCGGACTTATCCGTTGTTGCTACTATGACTCAAGCCAATTGAAATGCTGGTAAACAGTCA
The nucleotide sequence above comes from Coleofasciculus chthonoplastes PCC 7420. Encoded proteins:
- a CDS encoding esterase/lipase family protein, which codes for MPLPTVILPGFFAGATEYRGLETALNQFGFPTVTVPLRQGDWIPTIGGRSVVPILRQLDQTVKQVMADYNANQVNLIGHSAGGWIARIYLGEKPYDIHGNVTSSVPGFWNAHPAIATLVTLGTPHTSQERWTKRNLDFVAINYPGAFYPQVKYICVAGKAIYGQRRLGQWLAYNSYQQTCGVGNCWGDGITPIEAAHLEGAVNLTLEGVLHSPRRQGLWYGSPEPMKSWVPYLR
- a CDS encoding TonB family protein, whose translation is MSNLLFRTVSEKLNQPTGIAVIASVGIHVILGLTLPSYVPVFSNEAPPTRRTVQMLELSEADLSRLPDLSVPTIPPYIYQQTPLQSPFPPLPPLPSQDSLDSLPLDGNISVAPPSQSLKIPSSSSSTRKRTRTRISLNQPSTPFPSMRRNLGIPVFPSQRNHLQSSLGTTNPESRSIQTEPTQSIDDRLLRVLSDRNSALLTTPRSKPPEPPKERKQIASNPDSDPSANDDEPTPNPEETASESDQSVALKPNSEQQSDSTGAEGNKVEPPPLKRRTLIASYPKAACQKQVNGNALYSVVVGTDGKPTNLELIQRAGDPILEQKAQDTIQAHRFLNSTEQPQEYQVSVEFSDQDKVCPKPTPPEASDQTPEGSNSPTPQPENPEASEESNTPSSSSSNPDTSDRDSENSGQPSPSETTSESEAQKDQPEESANPAEESPEASNPPDVVVPIL
- a CDS encoding cation:proton antiporter, which codes for MEGSFELTLQMVIAVCAGISAQVIAEYLKVPSIVFLLIFGVSLGSDGLGLLHPQELGVGLEVIVALSVAVILFEGGLNLNLRDLGKVSGSLRNLVTLGTLITLLGGGMAAHWLGEFPWSIAFLYAALVVVTGPTVIGPLLKQVKVDRRVAALLEGEGVLIDPVGAILSVVVLDTILNSDAGASAAIVGLGLRLGIGGVIGGIGGWLLGLFLKRADFLSEDLKNLVVLAGMLGLFGLAQTIRSESGLMATVVAGIVVGASSLPEERLLRRFKGQLTVLGVSVLFVLLSADLSIDSVFALGWGSVFTVLALMTLVRPVSVSLCTWNSGLNWRQKIFLSWIAPKGIVSASVASLFAILLTERGINGGDSIKALVFLTIMLTVFLQGLTARWVAQWLQLNPQEKATGAVIVGCNPLSRLIARLFQEQEEEVVLIDTDPEACQKAEEENLRVFQSSGLDVEVLEEAGIESVGTFLAMTNNGEVNLVLAQRAVEEFAPPRVVAVFPRDPQANTTNNKTKVNQAFVSQLPIKTWNKYIVEGQVKLGTTTLKELGLAFQRAHLQALIRAGELVPLLIERQGNLQVASANETWQADDQIIYLLHDPRPKLLKRLSGGSSSSRLAVEKLPEVEEIPISEPVEEKAVKEIANKPKGEKEAKVEG
- a CDS encoding RNA-guided endonuclease InsQ/TnpB family protein, translated to MRHQAIKVRLYPTTEQQVILAQHFGCSRWWWNYALNLCIETYQLTGKGLTRSALNAFLPKLKKQEETEWLSECYSQVLQATTLNLVAAYKNFFEGRARYPRFKAKRNKQSIQYPQSVKVVDGCLKFPGRVGVVKTKIHRPIEGTIKTVTVSMTPSGKYFASVLTEVEGDNPPVSTLASRSEGKIAGIDLGLKDFAIVNDGVKTSKFDNPKHLAKHERNLKRKQQKLDRKEKGSKSRDQARKLVARVHERVSNVRQDYLHKLSRKLVDENQVIVVESLNTKGMVRNHKLAKAISDVGWGMFVNFISYKLEKEGKVLVEIDRWFPSSKLCSNCHYQVDEMPLEVRSWTCPSCGTHHDRDGNASANIRAEGVRMLRQAQQHLSVSGTGTADGGGDVRPKLGRKSKLTQSPAKPEAQASTK
- a CDS encoding precorrin-2 C(20)-methyltransferase yields the protein MGQVGTLYGLSVGPGDRELITLKALRILKQAPVVAFPAGVRGKLGMAQQIVGQWLDAQQVQLPLTFPYVQDLDILTQAWIEAAEQVWHYLNIGQDVAFVCEGDISFYSTFTYLAQTLQQQQPTAVVQMIPGVCSPMAAASVLGLPLTVQRDRLVVLPALYNVKELETILEWADVVVLMKVSSVYEQVWQVLHRRQLLDTAWVVERATLPDQVIYHDLRDRPTLKLPYFSIMIVNVTQSLSSIRL
- a CDS encoding ArnT family glycosyltransferase → MNRQTFISGRSESRIRKTQRWIERMWMFGLLLAALLLFCLNLDSPPLLNGGEQTINQVAGELTTTPLASWQWFYPTFGDKSYVEDPPLLYWLIALAYKTGNDNTLITRLPTALLSALSVPLFYGIGREIFPSRQNALFSSFIYLTVLPVVQYGRLAIADSAVLCFVMLMMVCLLRSRRDLRWSLVAGIGFALICLTQGIGFGLLLLAIGLIFIAWDTPRLLRSGYWWLGWILGIIPGLVWYTLPWLEGQAFLTANLIQESLQPFWHSVKIPRTLTGYYDYLLEFLKFSVPWLLFASYGLGLAWTHRNWGWAKFVLVWTGVYGGAVCLIGSPLSAYSLPIYPALALAGGAQLAAVWNSPRSQSYPRLWVFGLSLMSLGAIAATVYFLLEASGKLLPVVSSSVALTFAIAAILVARRDIQFIFILFWGMYVSLVLLMTSPHWIVS